The Aedes aegypti strain LVP_AGWG chromosome 3, AaegL5.0 Primary Assembly, whole genome shotgun sequence genome contains a region encoding:
- the LOC110678070 gene encoding general odorant-binding protein 45-like, whose amino-acid sequence MQLRSKCIVLPLLGLCIFASRGFTLQHTATLKSFDELRIECSRYLPPVDALNNIKDCSDRCLGLVGRFWNDSISRTVYSVNRFYQPDSCDQDNLDRTEQCLCETVQSLPRNASCQRASCSMQCYQDQFGELINQKPQFVPVSKLRSAQIMSDCAQVLQISQDTVRQILHDGYNNTCEGRCLVRCYLIRAGLYSDRWGPNIARFSVQCEGYADEYERSVTDCYAGLKAQQLDKCTLAARFYDECILSNEYSNSNMDVIAALGGSL is encoded by the coding sequence ATGCAACTTAGGAGTAAATGTATAGTCCTGCCGTTGCTAGGACTCTGCATTTTTGCAAGTCGAGGCTTCACGCTTCAGCACACAGCCACACTGAAAAGTTTCGACGAACTACGGATCGAGTGCTCCCGGTATCTTCCGCCAGTTGATGCATTGAACAACATTAAGGACTGCTCCGATCGATGCCTGGGCCTAGTGGGACGCTTCTGGAATGACTCCATCAGCAGAACGGTGTACTCCGTGAACAGATTCTACCAACCGGATTCGTGCGACCAGGATAACCTCGACCGAACCGAGCAGTGTCTGTGCGAAACGGTTCAGAGTCTGCCCCGGAATGCCAGCTGTCAGCGGGCTAGCTGTAGTATGCAGTGCTACCAGGATCAGTTCGGTGAGTTGATCAACCAGAAGCCTCAGTTCGTTCCGGTTTCGAAACTACGAAGCGCCCAGATCATGTCGGATTGCGCTCAGGTGCTTCAGATATCGCAGGACACAGTGCGGCAGATTTTGCACGATGGCTACAACAATACGTGCGAGGGTCGATGCCTTGTCCGATGCTATCTGATACGAGCAGGTCTGTACAGTGACCGTTGGGGACCGAATATTGCACGTTTCTCGGTGCAATGCGAGGGATATGCTGACGAGTACGAGCGTTCGGTGACGGACTGCTACGCCGGATTGAAGGCGCAACAGCTCGACAAGTGCACTCTGGCCGCCCGGTTCTACGACGAATGTATTCTGTCCAATGAGTACAGCAACAGCAATATGGATGTTATAGCTGCCTTGGGAGGAAGTTTGTAG